Proteins encoded together in one Planctopirus ephydatiae window:
- a CDS encoding histone deacetylase family protein, with amino-acid sequence MHIYTTERFVLPLPPGHRFPMSKYSALRERIDLALRSGEIDPCTIELLEPPAATDAQILLAHNADYLYKVSAGEMTRDDIKRLGFPWSPELIERSRRSSGATIEAARSALVHGFGANLAGGTHHAYADRAEGFCIFNDSVIAARVLQKEQLVQRVLIVDGDVHQGNGTAAITRQDPSIFTFSIHSERNYPFVKETSDLDCGLPDETGDDAYLAALDEGLAACARRFPQPDLVLFLAGADPFEGDKMGRLALTKAGLRARDRLVYRFCEQYDLPVAISMAGGYSPRVEDIVEIHFATVLEGICWNLQRRDRR; translated from the coding sequence ATGCATATCTACACGACCGAGCGATTTGTCCTCCCCTTGCCACCTGGCCATCGCTTCCCGATGAGCAAATATTCAGCATTGAGAGAACGGATCGATCTGGCCCTGCGAAGTGGTGAAATTGATCCTTGTACCATCGAGCTTTTGGAACCACCCGCTGCCACCGATGCGCAGATTCTACTGGCGCACAATGCCGACTACTTATACAAGGTGTCGGCAGGTGAGATGACTCGCGACGACATCAAGCGGCTGGGGTTTCCCTGGTCGCCCGAGTTGATTGAGCGATCACGGCGGTCTTCGGGTGCCACCATCGAAGCCGCCCGTTCGGCGCTGGTGCATGGGTTTGGAGCGAATCTGGCAGGAGGAACTCATCATGCCTATGCCGACCGGGCCGAAGGTTTTTGCATCTTTAACGACAGCGTGATTGCCGCCCGAGTGCTGCAGAAGGAACAACTGGTTCAGCGAGTGTTGATTGTCGATGGCGATGTCCATCAGGGGAATGGGACAGCCGCCATCACCCGGCAGGATCCCTCGATTTTCACCTTCTCGATTCACAGCGAACGCAACTATCCGTTTGTGAAAGAGACCAGTGATCTGGATTGTGGTCTGCCCGATGAAACCGGCGATGACGCCTATCTGGCGGCTCTCGATGAGGGATTAGCCGCATGTGCCAGGCGCTTTCCGCAACCCGATCTGGTGTTGTTTCTGGCGGGTGCTGATCCCTTCGAGGGAGACAAAATGGGACGGCTGGCGTTAACGAAAGCCGGGTTACGGGCTCGCGACAGGCTGGTGTACCGATTTTGTGAGCAGTATGACCTGCCCGTGGCCATCAGCATGGCGGGAGGGTATTCGCCTCGAGTGGAAGATAT
- a CDS encoding sulfatase family protein — translation MRHEFMTSQPVNRRDHRAAHPTSSFLCQLAISLSLCLWQAGSITKVIAAETRPEKPNVIIINCDDLGYADVGAFGATICKTPQIDRMAREGVKATSFYVAQAVCSASRTALLTGCLPNRIGILGALSHVSKNGIADSEVTLGELFQSQGYSTAMYGKWHLGCQAQFLPGRHGFDEAFGIPYSNDMWSKNPNGKFPPLPLFRQKGDSPAEIIGHDTDQSRFTTDFTMAAVSFIDRHADKPFFIYLAHPMPHTPIFVSEERNSGDRAQLYRDVIGEIDWSVGTIRQTLEKHQLTRKTLVIFTSDNGPWLVFGNHAGSTGPLREGKGTMWDGGARVPFVACWPGVIPPDTTVDLPMATYDLFPTFAKMLGAKLPDHPIDGVDIWPQLTGTSKVQPHKSLWFYYGRDLIAVRSGPWKLVFPHTYVHPVERGNDGQRGKLVNQKFNELALYNLESDIGETTNLASQHPEIVAQLEAYAEVARNELGDALTNRKGSGVRPPGTVNDSPSLGN, via the coding sequence ATGCGTCATGAATTTATGACCAGCCAGCCTGTCAATCGTCGGGATCATCGAGCTGCGCATCCCACCTCCTCGTTCCTGTGTCAGTTGGCGATCAGCCTGTCACTGTGTCTCTGGCAGGCAGGCTCGATCACAAAAGTGATTGCAGCCGAGACTCGGCCTGAAAAACCGAATGTGATCATCATCAATTGCGATGACCTGGGCTATGCCGATGTGGGCGCGTTTGGTGCTACGATCTGCAAGACGCCTCAGATTGACAGGATGGCCAGAGAAGGGGTGAAAGCCACTTCATTTTATGTCGCTCAAGCCGTTTGCTCGGCTTCTCGCACAGCCCTGCTCACAGGCTGCCTGCCGAATCGTATCGGAATTCTCGGGGCACTCAGTCATGTTTCGAAGAACGGCATCGCTGACAGCGAAGTGACTCTGGGCGAACTCTTTCAGTCACAAGGGTATTCCACCGCCATGTATGGCAAATGGCACCTGGGCTGTCAGGCTCAGTTCCTGCCTGGTCGTCATGGGTTTGACGAAGCCTTTGGGATTCCTTACTCGAACGATATGTGGTCCAAAAACCCCAATGGCAAGTTCCCTCCCTTGCCTCTTTTCCGGCAGAAAGGGGATTCACCCGCTGAGATCATTGGCCATGACACCGATCAATCCCGCTTCACGACAGACTTCACGATGGCAGCGGTTTCGTTTATCGACCGGCACGCCGACAAACCCTTCTTCATCTATCTCGCTCACCCCATGCCCCACACGCCGATTTTTGTCAGCGAAGAGCGCAACAGCGGTGACAGAGCCCAGCTTTACCGAGATGTCATCGGCGAGATTGACTGGTCGGTTGGAACCATTCGACAGACACTCGAAAAGCATCAACTCACTCGCAAAACACTGGTGATTTTTACTTCTGATAATGGCCCGTGGCTGGTTTTTGGAAATCATGCCGGCAGCACAGGGCCGCTCCGCGAAGGGAAAGGAACCATGTGGGATGGTGGTGCCCGCGTTCCGTTTGTGGCCTGCTGGCCCGGTGTCATACCGCCCGATACGACGGTCGATCTTCCCATGGCCACCTACGACCTCTTTCCCACCTTTGCCAAAATGCTCGGTGCTAAACTTCCTGATCATCCGATCGATGGCGTGGATATCTGGCCCCAATTGACTGGTACCTCGAAAGTACAACCCCACAAATCGCTCTGGTTCTACTATGGCCGCGATTTGATTGCTGTGCGTTCCGGCCCATGGAAGCTCGTCTTCCCGCACACTTATGTCCATCCCGTGGAGCGGGGAAATGATGGCCAGCGCGGAAAGCTTGTCAACCAGAAGTTCAACGAGTTAGCACTTTACAATCTGGAATCTGATATTGGTGAAACGACGAATCTGGCCAGCCAGCATCCCGAAATCGTCGCGCAATTGGAGGCCTATGCTGAAGTCGCCCGTAACGAACTGGGTGACGCTTTGACCAATCGCAAAGGGAGCGGAGTCCGCCCTCCCGGCACAGTCAACGATTCCCCATCACTTGGAAACTGA